Proteins encoded within one genomic window of Balaenoptera ricei isolate mBalRic1 chromosome 10, mBalRic1.hap2, whole genome shotgun sequence:
- the ETFRF1 gene encoding electron transfer flavoprotein regulatory factor 1, whose product MASSLRGEVLNLYKNLLYLGRDYPKGADYFKRRLKSVFLKNKDVKDPEKIKELIEQGKFVMKELEALYFLRKYRAMKQRYYSDTNKTN is encoded by the exons ATGGCCAGTTCTTTAAGAGGAGAAGTACTGAATCTTTATAAGAAT ctgcTGTATCTTGGACGAGACTATCCAAAAGGAGCAGACTATTTTAAAAGGCGTCTGAAGAgtgttttccttaaaaacaaagatGTGAAGGACCCAGAGAAGATCAAAGAACTTATTGAACAGGGCAAATTTGTAATGAAAGAACTAGAAGCATTATACTTCCTTAGGAAATATAGAGCTATGAAACAACGCTATTACTCAGATACCAACAAAACTAACTGA